A region from the Drosophila bipectinata strain 14024-0381.07 chromosome 3R, DbipHiC1v2, whole genome shotgun sequence genome encodes:
- the Teh1 gene encoding protein tipE: MRSGSSELLLEQQQQELRLRKIRELAPKKKNGNRRFRSWRERARFYGTSTLAFFSVTAGASLLFLVPLYVDPAISTLSHDFIEHPTLCTTTRREDLVGIFNCSWSSCREGCTSDLYRCVHIYVTFIEQNITIPANMTDYSNYTADWEQSGEATLLVNIKGCGYPPTVTCKDFNGYYGIEGAIFPCFYSRKNKTVVLTSYNHDDQVAMIIHFFAVPFVITVISSIALCIMHCDCRCKKDRSHRRNRPQCRRPRIENLSDTSISTRVDMLTPAIEVYKPPL; encoded by the coding sequence ATGAGGAGTGGCAGTTCGGAATTACTACtcgagcagcaacaacaagagctACGGTTACGTAAAATCCGAGAACTGGCtccgaaaaagaaaaatggcaATCGGCGCTTTCGTTCGTGGCGGGAACGTGCGCGTTTCTATGGCACCTCGACACTGGCCTTCTTCTCGGTGACCGCCGGCGCTTCGCTGCTCTTCCTCGTACCGCTCTACGTCGATCCGGCCATCTCGACCCTGAGCCACGACTTTATCGAACATCCAACGCTGTGCACGACGACGCGGCGCGAGGATCTGGTCGGTATATTCAACTGCTCCTGGAGCTCCTGTCGCGAGGGCTGCACCTCCGATCTGTATCGTTGCGTTCACATCTATGTAACGTTTATTGAACAGAATATCACAATACCGGCGAATATGACAGATTATAGCAATTATACGGCGGATTGGGAACAGTCCGGCGAGGCCACTTTGTTGGTGAATATAAAAGGATGCGGCTATCCGCCCACCGTCACCTGCAAGGACTTCAATGGCTACTACGGCATTGAGGGCGCCATCTTTCCGTGCTTCTATTCGCGCAAAAACAAAACGGTGGTCCTCACCTCCTACAACCACGACGACCAGGTGGCCATGATCATCCACTTCTTCGCGGTGCCCTTTGTGATAACGGTCATCTCGTCCATCGCCCTCTGCATCATGCACTGCGACTGCCGCTGCAAGAAGGATCGCAGCCATCGCCGCAATCGGCCACAGTGCCGAAGGCCGCGCATCGAAAATCTTAG
- the LOC108129257 gene encoding uncharacterized protein, protein MLKKKRNTNAIQQPSDVEHVKLKQRPLFHPPQKQEFPTFGSPPPPLLQRLQFNQHLNARITFSLELYHKNVIKKLPGIGKSHVIRLTKNVCQT, encoded by the coding sequence ATGCTTAAGAAAAAACGCAACACCAACGCCATTCAGCAGCCCAGCGACGTCGAGCATGTGAAGCTCAAGCAGAGGCCCCTCTTCCATCCGCCCCAGAAGCAGGAATTTCCGACTTTCGGGTCACCGCCTCCACCGCTCCTGCAGCGCCTGCAGTTCAATCAGCACCTGAACGCTCGCATCACCTTCTCCTTGGAGCTCTACCACAAGAACGTGATCAAGAAACTGCCCGGCATTGGGAAATCCCATGTCATTCGGCTGACCAAGAACGTCTGCCAGACTTAA